A genome region from Micromonospora peucetia includes the following:
- a CDS encoding potassium channel family protein — translation MIGLGRFGCHLSTALTALKHEVLAIDRNPDQVQRWSAQLDRVVQADSTEEGALRQLGVADFGRAVVAIGASVEASVLTVLALAELGVPQIWARATSTKHAKILDSVGAHHVIFPEAETGERVAHLIVSRMLDFIEFGDDFAIAKVCTPESMVGRPLTELTPTERYGVRVVGVKLPGERFRYATDATVITPGSMLIVEGDIGQVQRFAELS, via the coding sequence GTGATCGGGTTGGGCCGGTTCGGGTGCCACCTGTCCACCGCGCTGACCGCCCTCAAGCACGAGGTGCTGGCCATCGACCGCAACCCGGACCAGGTGCAGCGATGGTCGGCGCAGCTCGACCGGGTCGTGCAGGCCGACTCCACCGAGGAGGGGGCGCTGCGCCAACTCGGCGTGGCGGACTTCGGCCGGGCGGTGGTCGCCATCGGCGCCTCGGTGGAGGCGAGCGTACTGACCGTGCTGGCGCTGGCCGAGCTGGGCGTACCGCAGATCTGGGCCCGGGCCACCTCGACGAAGCACGCCAAGATCCTGGACTCGGTCGGCGCACACCACGTGATCTTTCCCGAGGCGGAGACCGGCGAGCGGGTGGCCCACCTGATCGTCAGCAGGATGCTCGACTTCATCGAGTTCGGCGACGACTTCGCCATCGCCAAGGTGTGCACCCCGGAGTCGATGGTCGGCCGGCCGCTCACGGAACTGACGCCCACCGAGCGCTACGGGGTACGGGTGGTCGGTGTGAAGCTGCCCGGCGAACGCTTCCGGTACGCCACGGACGCCACGGTGATCACCCCGGGCAGCATGCTGATCGTCGAGGGGGACATCGGGCAGGTGCAACGGTTCGCGGAACTCAGCTGA
- a CDS encoding coiled-coil domain-containing protein has protein sequence MPVGRHGRRPLIALPAGRRVRRPLIALLVAGTLLFGGGAVPAHAEPNEGGTKKLREALEATAKAHIEATGKLNNSKARQKQLGGQVGALETRLVALTAQVGEVAAQSYRLGRLTPTSMLLNSASPESFLERAASLDLMAQRDGRRLRDLTETREQARQAKIAIDAEIREQQKQVAVIAKKKKEAEAALAEVSSGSSGGFSGGSSTSAKPAPRNSDGSWPSESCSVNDPTTSGCITPRTLNALKQTQAANYKRHVSCYRSGGSGEHPKGRACDFSAATSGFKDETATGGDKSYGDNLAAWHVRNASRLGVLYVIWYRQIWHPGTGWRAYGGSGSPAADHTNHVHLSMY, from the coding sequence ATGCCCGTCGGGCGTCACGGCCGCCGCCCGCTGATCGCCCTGCCGGCTGGGCGGCGTGTCCGCCGCCCGCTGATCGCCCTGCTCGTCGCCGGGACGCTGCTCTTCGGCGGCGGCGCGGTGCCGGCCCACGCGGAGCCCAACGAGGGTGGCACCAAGAAGCTCCGGGAAGCCCTGGAGGCCACCGCCAAGGCGCACATCGAGGCGACGGGGAAGCTCAACAACTCCAAGGCCCGGCAGAAGCAACTGGGCGGGCAGGTGGGTGCTCTGGAGACCCGGCTGGTCGCGCTGACCGCGCAGGTCGGCGAGGTGGCCGCCCAGTCCTACCGGCTGGGCCGGCTGACGCCCACGTCGATGCTGCTAAACAGCGCCTCGCCGGAGTCGTTCCTGGAGCGGGCGGCCAGCCTCGACCTGATGGCACAGCGCGACGGCAGGCGGCTGCGTGACCTGACCGAGACACGTGAGCAGGCGCGTCAGGCCAAGATCGCCATCGACGCCGAGATCCGCGAGCAGCAGAAGCAGGTCGCGGTGATTGCGAAAAAGAAGAAGGAGGCCGAGGCGGCGCTCGCGGAGGTCAGCTCGGGCAGCAGCGGCGGCTTCAGCGGCGGCAGCTCCACCTCGGCGAAACCGGCCCCCCGCAACTCGGACGGCTCCTGGCCGTCGGAGTCCTGCTCGGTGAACGACCCGACCACCTCCGGCTGCATCACCCCGCGCACCCTCAACGCCCTGAAGCAGACCCAGGCGGCCAACTACAAGCGGCACGTCTCCTGCTACCGCAGCGGCGGCTCCGGTGAGCATCCCAAGGGCCGGGCCTGCGACTTCTCGGCCGCCACCAGCGGGTTCAAGGACGAGACCGCCACCGGCGGGGACAAGTCGTACGGGGACAACCTCGCCGCCTGGCACGTGCGCAACGCCAGCCGGCTCGGCGTGCTCTACGTGATCTGGTACCGGCAGATCTGGCACCCCGGCACCGGATGGCGGGCGTACGGCGGCAGCGGCAGCCCCGCCGCCGACCACACGAACCATGTTCATCTCTCGATGTACTGA
- a CDS encoding TrkH family potassium uptake protein produces the protein MRRLLRHPVRLVPLGFLVTILVGTGLLMLPWATSESRHTPFLIALFTSTSAVSVTGMAVVDTPNYWNEFGLVMITVLTQVGGLGIVTGATLVVLVVARRLGLRSRLLVQAETAEFGIGDVRRLLLRIAGLSLVCEVVITAILTTRLWIAYDYPFDRALWSSVFHAVQAFNNGGFALYTDNLIAFSTDAWVTLPLAIGTIVGGLGFPALFEAVREWRQPNRWAIATKLTIWGSLTLLVVGFLGLLVIEWANVRTLGIYAWPDKLLVAFAQNSFIRTGGFNVVDVTRLEEESYPLVIALMFIGGGSASTAGGIKVTTFFLLAFVMWAELRGEPDVTVGQRRVATASQRQAITVALLSVALVVCGTVVLIFLTEGVRYYEALFEVTSAFTTTGLSVGVAAALPESGQLALIVLMFVGRIGPLTLGSAIALNTRRRLYRYAEEQPIVG, from the coding sequence ATGCGCCGGCTCCTTCGTCACCCCGTACGGCTCGTGCCGCTCGGCTTCCTGGTGACGATCCTGGTCGGCACCGGGCTGCTGATGCTGCCCTGGGCCACCAGCGAGTCCCGGCACACCCCGTTCCTGATCGCCCTGTTCACCTCCACCTCGGCGGTCTCGGTGACCGGGATGGCGGTGGTGGACACGCCGAACTACTGGAACGAGTTCGGGCTCGTGATGATCACCGTGCTCACCCAGGTCGGTGGCCTCGGCATCGTGACCGGGGCGACCCTGGTGGTCCTGGTGGTGGCCCGCCGGCTGGGGCTGCGCAGCCGGCTGCTGGTGCAGGCCGAGACCGCCGAGTTCGGCATCGGCGACGTACGCCGGCTGCTGCTGCGCATCGCTGGCCTCTCGCTCGTCTGCGAGGTGGTCATCACCGCGATCCTGACCACCCGACTCTGGATCGCCTACGACTACCCGTTCGACCGGGCCCTCTGGAGCAGCGTCTTCCACGCCGTCCAGGCCTTCAACAACGGCGGATTCGCCCTCTACACCGACAACCTGATCGCCTTCTCCACGGACGCCTGGGTCACCCTGCCGCTGGCGATCGGCACCATCGTCGGCGGGCTCGGCTTCCCGGCGCTGTTCGAGGCGGTCCGGGAGTGGCGGCAGCCGAACCGGTGGGCGATCGCCACCAAACTGACCATCTGGGGCAGCCTGACGCTGCTGGTGGTGGGCTTCCTCGGCCTGCTGGTCATCGAGTGGGCCAACGTGCGCACCCTGGGGATCTACGCCTGGCCGGACAAGCTCCTCGTGGCGTTCGCCCAGAACTCGTTCATCCGCACCGGCGGCTTCAACGTCGTCGACGTCACCAGACTGGAGGAGGAGAGCTATCCCCTGGTCATCGCGCTGATGTTCATCGGCGGCGGCAGCGCCAGCACGGCCGGCGGGATCAAGGTCACCACGTTCTTCCTGCTCGCCTTCGTGATGTGGGCGGAGCTGCGGGGTGAGCCGGACGTGACGGTCGGGCAACGCCGGGTGGCCACCGCCAGCCAGCGGCAGGCCATCACCGTCGCGCTGCTCAGCGTCGCGCTGGTGGTCTGCGGCACGGTGGTGCTGATCTTCCTCACCGAGGGGGTCCGCTACTACGAGGCGCTGTTCGAGGTGACCTCGGCGTTCACCACCACCGGCCTCAGCGTCGGGGTCGCCGCCGCGCTGCCGGAGAGCGGCCAACTCGCCCTGATCGTCCTCATGTTCGTCGGCCGGATCGGGCCGCTGACCCTCGGGTCGGCGATCGCCCTGAACACCCGCCGGCGGCTGTACCGCTATGCGGAGGAGCAACCCATTGTCGGCTAG
- a CDS encoding fused MFS/spermidine synthase, whose translation MSSPSSDVTVPPAQPAAPTALALPNGLAAFLVFFSSGAVLVLETAALRLVGPYVGVTLQVTSSVIGIALAAIAYGAWTGGWLADRRNPRTLLAPALVLAGIATAVTLPVVRYAGEVLRGGAASAILLLVALAVFVPAALLSSVTPLVVKLQLADLRRTGQVVGRLSSVGTLGAVTATLVTGFVLVAALPSTVILFALAASLGLTGLGLGVWLRRRDAAQLPGPARAKAALAVLGLAGAGLTTVAPNPCDIETAYHCASVQADSDRSSGRTLLLNSAQHSYVDLADPTHLEYAYTRWIGAVADVVAPKGQRLDALHLGGGGFTVPRYLTATRPGTDNVVFEIDGGLVELGERQLGVRQGPDLRAVVGDARMLVAGEATDSRDLVVGDAFGHLVVPWHLATREMAAEVRRVTRPGGVYVQNVIDYPPLRFIRSELATVAAEFRHVALIAPAAALAGREGSNFLIVASDAPLPLESVRARLAELREDANVLVGADLTAFVGEALVLTDDYAPVDQLLATA comes from the coding sequence GTGAGCTCCCCATCCTCCGACGTCACGGTCCCGCCGGCCCAGCCGGCGGCGCCGACCGCCCTGGCCCTGCCCAACGGCCTCGCCGCGTTCCTGGTCTTCTTCTCCAGCGGCGCCGTCCTGGTGCTGGAGACCGCCGCCCTGCGGCTGGTCGGGCCGTACGTGGGGGTGACCCTCCAGGTGACCAGTTCGGTCATCGGCATCGCCCTGGCCGCCATCGCCTACGGTGCGTGGACGGGCGGCTGGTTGGCAGACCGGCGCAACCCGCGCACCCTGCTGGCCCCGGCGCTGGTGTTGGCCGGCATCGCCACCGCAGTCACCCTGCCCGTCGTCCGGTACGCCGGTGAGGTGCTGCGCGGCGGGGCGGCCTCGGCCATCCTGCTGCTCGTCGCGCTCGCCGTCTTCGTGCCGGCGGCCCTGCTCTCGTCGGTCACCCCGCTGGTGGTGAAGCTCCAGCTCGCCGACCTGCGGCGCACCGGCCAGGTGGTCGGCCGGCTCTCCAGCGTGGGCACGTTGGGCGCGGTCACGGCCACCCTGGTCACCGGTTTCGTGCTGGTGGCCGCGCTGCCCAGCACCGTCATCCTGTTCGCCCTGGCGGCCTCGCTCGGGCTCACCGGGCTCGGCCTCGGGGTGTGGCTGCGCCGTCGGGACGCAGCCCAGCTGCCCGGTCCCGCCCGCGCCAAGGCCGCCCTGGCGGTGCTCGGCCTCGCCGGCGCCGGGCTGACCACGGTGGCGCCGAACCCGTGCGACATCGAGACGGCCTACCACTGCGCCAGCGTGCAGGCCGACTCCGACCGGTCCTCCGGCCGCACCCTGCTGCTCAACTCGGCCCAGCACTCGTACGTGGACCTCGCCGACCCCACCCACCTGGAGTACGCGTACACCCGGTGGATCGGGGCGGTGGCCGACGTGGTGGCCCCGAAGGGGCAGCGGCTCGACGCGCTGCACCTGGGCGGTGGCGGGTTCACCGTGCCCCGCTACCTGACCGCCACCCGCCCCGGCACGGACAACGTCGTGTTCGAGATCGACGGCGGGCTGGTGGAGCTGGGCGAGCGTCAGCTCGGCGTACGCCAGGGCCCTGACCTGCGGGCGGTGGTGGGTGACGCCCGGATGCTGGTCGCGGGGGAGGCCACCGACAGCCGCGACCTCGTGGTCGGCGACGCGTTCGGGCACCTGGTGGTGCCCTGGCACCTGGCCACCCGGGAGATGGCCGCCGAGGTCCGCCGGGTGACCCGGCCGGGCGGCGTCTACGTGCAGAACGTCATCGACTACCCGCCGCTGCGCTTCATCCGCAGTGAGTTGGCCACCGTCGCCGCCGAGTTCCGGCACGTCGCGCTGATCGCCCCGGCGGCGGCGCTCGCCGGGCGGGAGGGCTCGAACTTCCTCATCGTCGCCTCCGACGCCCCGCTGCCGCTGGAGTCGGTCCGCGCCCGGCTGGCCGAGCTGCGGGAGGACGCCAACGTGCTGGTGGGCGCCGACCTCACCGCGTTCGTCGGCGAGGCACTGGTGCTGACCGACGACTACGCGCCCGTGGACCAGCTCCTCGCCACCGCCTGA
- a CDS encoding serine/threonine-protein kinase: MGGAIRDGAQLLGERYRLIEQLGAGGMSVVWRGYDEVLGRQVAVKVLASRLAADRAFRHRIRIEAQAAARLCHPNITNVYDYGESEQVGLTVPYVVMELVDGESLTGRLRRGSLPWREAVTIGAEVTSALATAHARGVVHRDVTPGNIMLTATGVKVVDFGISALVGEKEKGPDGTLLGTPAYLAPERLDNGQVSPATDVYAVGLLLYRMLTGRLPWQASTTTQMLRAHMYNEPEPMPPVPGLPDEVRDLVGRCLAKRPGDRPVTTEVARTLADAAGMIAAVPVSPAAGPVDEAELAAAGTTILPWSAATDALPFSRTRNRRAATRRRRIEAGVAAAGLVAVTAAVWGVTSHSPASGGIDQPTQARMGADAPTPCRVAYTLRTDSGKDFAAELTLTNTSERELRDWRLSFTFPGQQTVIKATPGPVRQQGQTVLVQPAAERGALAPGASEKLTLTGRHTGVNPLPLEFRLGEETCGAQVSGVAGSAPGVVPTKAPATKAPAAKPSTKKAGTSAGSSGGGPKAKSDNSGKGKGAGGGKKVSPEKERDEDDDDD, from the coding sequence ATGGGTGGAGCGATCCGGGACGGCGCACAACTGCTGGGTGAGCGGTACCGGCTGATCGAACAGCTCGGCGCGGGCGGCATGTCCGTGGTGTGGCGCGGCTACGACGAGGTGCTCGGCCGCCAGGTGGCGGTCAAGGTGCTCGCGTCCCGGCTGGCCGCCGACCGTGCCTTCCGGCACCGCATCCGGATCGAGGCGCAGGCCGCCGCCCGGCTGTGCCACCCCAACATCACCAATGTCTACGACTACGGCGAGTCCGAGCAGGTCGGCCTGACGGTGCCGTACGTCGTCATGGAGCTGGTCGACGGCGAGTCGCTGACCGGTCGGCTGCGCCGGGGCAGCCTGCCCTGGCGGGAGGCGGTGACGATCGGCGCGGAGGTCACCTCGGCGCTGGCCACCGCGCACGCCCGAGGTGTGGTGCACCGCGACGTCACCCCGGGCAACATCATGCTGACCGCCACCGGCGTGAAGGTGGTCGACTTCGGCATCTCCGCGCTGGTGGGGGAGAAGGAGAAGGGGCCGGACGGCACCCTGCTCGGCACGCCCGCGTACCTCGCCCCGGAGCGGCTCGACAACGGCCAGGTCTCCCCGGCCACCGACGTGTACGCGGTCGGCCTGCTGCTCTACCGGATGCTCACCGGGCGGCTGCCCTGGCAGGCGAGCACCACCACGCAGATGCTGCGCGCGCACATGTACAACGAACCGGAGCCGATGCCGCCGGTGCCGGGGCTGCCCGACGAGGTGCGCGACCTGGTGGGCCGTTGCCTGGCCAAGCGCCCCGGGGACCGCCCCGTCACCACCGAGGTGGCGCGGACGCTCGCCGACGCCGCCGGCATGATCGCCGCGGTGCCGGTCTCCCCGGCGGCGGGGCCCGTGGACGAGGCCGAGCTGGCCGCCGCCGGGACCACGATCCTGCCCTGGTCCGCCGCGACCGACGCGCTGCCGTTCTCCCGTACGCGCAACCGGCGCGCGGCGACCCGGCGTCGGCGGATCGAGGCGGGGGTGGCCGCCGCCGGGCTGGTGGCGGTGACCGCAGCGGTCTGGGGGGTGACCTCGCACAGCCCCGCCAGCGGCGGCATCGACCAGCCGACCCAGGCGCGGATGGGCGCGGACGCGCCGACGCCCTGCCGGGTCGCGTACACGCTGCGCACGGACTCCGGCAAGGACTTCGCCGCCGAACTGACCCTGACCAACACCAGCGAGCGGGAACTGCGGGACTGGCGGCTGAGTTTCACCTTCCCCGGCCAGCAGACGGTGATCAAGGCGACGCCCGGCCCGGTGCGCCAGCAGGGGCAGACAGTGCTTGTACAGCCTGCCGCGGAGCGCGGCGCGCTGGCCCCCGGCGCGTCGGAGAAGCTCACCCTGACCGGCCGCCACACCGGCGTCAACCCACTGCCGCTGGAGTTCCGCCTCGGTGAGGAGACGTGCGGGGCGCAGGTTTCCGGGGTGGCCGGCTCGGCACCCGGCGTCGTACCCACCAAGGCCCCTGCCACCAAGGCGCCGGCTGCCAAGCCCTCGACGAAGAAGGCCGGAACGTCCGCCGGCAGTTCGGGTGGCGGGCCGAAGGCGAAGTCCGACAACTCAGGCAAGGGCAAGGGGGCGGGTGGTGGAAAAAAAGTAAGCCCGGAAAAGGAAAGGGACGAGGACGATGACGACGACTGA